In Macadamia integrifolia cultivar HAES 741 chromosome 13, SCU_Mint_v3, whole genome shotgun sequence, one DNA window encodes the following:
- the LOC122059207 gene encoding serine decarboxylase-like, whose amino-acid sequence MVASVELFSPVMNGMIEPLPEDFDPTAVVFEPLPPVVENGAIANGDGVEKQNREITLGRNVHTMCLEVTEPDVDDEVTGEREACMASILARYRKSLIERTKHHLGYPYNLDFDYGALAQLQHFSINNLGDPFIESNYGVHSRQFEVGVLDWFARLWELEESEYWGYITNCGTEGNLHGILVGREVFPDGILYASQESHYSIFKAARMYRMECIKVNTLVSGEIDCTDFKAKLLFNKDRPAIINLNIGTTVKGAVDDLDLVINTLEETGFTHDRFYIHCDGALFGLMMPFVKRAPKVTFKKPIGSVSVSGHKFVGCPMPCGVQVTRLEHINALSRNVEYLASRDATIMGSRNGHAPIFLWYTLNRKGYRGFQKEVWKCLRNAHYLKDRLRAAGIGAMLNELSSTVVFERPKDEEFVRRWQLACEGNIAHVIVMPNITIEKLNDFLNELVQKRSTWYQDGKLGAPCLAADLGVENCACTLHK is encoded by the exons ATGGTTGCAAGTGTTGAATTGTTTTCCCCTGTGATGAATGGAATGATTGAACCATTACCAGAAGATTTTGATCCCACTGCTGTGGTATTTGAACCTTTACCACCTGTTGTTGAAAATGGAGCTATTGCCAATGGTGATGGGGTAGAGAAGCAGAACAGAGAGATTACTTTGGGAAGGAATGTCCATACAATGTGTCTTGAGGTAACGGAACCTGATGTGGATGATGAGGTTACGGGAGAAAGGGAGGCTTGTATGGCTAGTATATTGGCAAGGTACCGCAAGTCTCTAATTGAAAGAACCAAGCATCACTTAGGTTACCCATATAACCTGGACTTTGATTATGGAGCTCTGGCACAATTGCAACATTTCTCCATCAATAACCTGGGGGATCCCTTTATTGAGAGCAACTATGGTGTCCATTCCAGACAATTTGAGGTTGGTGTTCTAGATTGGTTTGCCCGTCTCTGGGAACTAGAGGAGAGCGAATACTGGGGATACATTACAAATTGTGGTACAGAAGGGAATCTTCATGGCATCCTGGTTGG AAGGGAAGTGTTTCCTGATGGAATTCTTTATGCATCACAAGAATCACATTATTCAATTTTCAAAGCAGCGAGGATGTACAGAATGGAATGTATAAAGGTTAATACACTTGTCTCTGGTGAGATTGATTGCACAGATTTTAAAGCCAAACTCCTTTTTAACAAGGATAGACCTGCCATTATCAATCTAAACATAG GAACAACGGTTAAAGGAGCTGTTGACGATCTTGATCTAGTTATAAACACTCTTGAAGAAACTGGATTCACACATGACCGGTTCTACATTCACTGCGATGGGGCTTTGTTCGGGCTTATGATGCCTTTTGTCAAACGC GCACCAAAAGTCACATTTAAAAAACCCATTGGAAGTGTTAGTGTGTCTGGCCACAAATTTGTGGGTTGCCCGATGCCTTGTGGTGTACAGGTAACAAGATTGGAGCATATTAATGCATTATCAAGAAATGTTGAGTACCTTGCATCCCGGGATGCTACCATCATGGGCAGCCGTAATGGGCATGCTCCAATCTTCCTCTGGTACACTCTGAACCGGAAAGGCTACAGAGGTTTCCAGAAAGAAGTTTGGAAGTGCCTCCGGAATGCTCACTATTTGAAGGACCGCCTTAGAGCTGCAGGGATTGGTGCCATGCTTAATGAGCTCAGTAGCACTGTTGTTTTTGAGCGTCCAAAAGATGAGGAGTTTGTTCGTCGCTGGCAGCTCGCATGTGAGGGAAACATCGCTCATGTAATAGTGATGCCCAACATCACTATTGAGAAGCTTAATGATTTCTTGAATGAACTGGTTCAGAAGCGCTCAACCTGGTATCAGGATGGAAAGTTGGGAGCTCCTTGTCTTGCCGCAGATTTAGGTGTTGAGAATTGTGCTTGTACTCTTCATAAGTGA